The sequence below is a genomic window from Sulfuracidifex metallicus DSM 6482 = JCM 9184.
CGCCTATTCCAGCAGCTGCAGCCATTCCCACTGCGACTCCAGCTCCTATTGCAGCTAAGCCTATTGAAAGACCTGCACCTACGTTTAGACCAGCGAATCCTACGCCAGTGGTACCGCTACTTTGCGCACCTGCTATAACTCCCGAAACTAATATTGGAAGTAACAAAGCCAGGAGAGTTGTTCTCTTCATATCCAATCCCACCGATATATCATGACAATTCCTTTAAAACCTTTCTACCTAGTTCCTCTAGCTGGGCTTTTCTTTTTGAAGAAATTTCATCGTACTGTTTTGTCAAGTTCTGTAAAATTTCATTCTTCTTTTGCTCCAGTGATAAGGATAAGGATTTCTTTAAATTTTCATATTCCTGCATATGTCTTCTTCCTCTGCAAGATCTTTCTAATTACCTTTAACCTTATAAAGTCCTCTCTAGCCCTGTCATCTAGAACTTGCTTGATGTACTTTATTGACCTATTGTAGAAGGGCAAAATTGACGTATCTATGGAGTTAATTAACCGTTGGGTCTTCTTCAGCTCAGCAACTAATGCCCTAATTGTAGATTCAAGCTCAACTAGCTCCATAACTTTCATTAGCGCTTCCTTCATCCTATCATATGACTCTGAAAGGTAGGGAGAAGTTTCTACTTCGCTAAAAGGCTTAGGCGGAACTGAAGCTTCATTAAGCTGAATGATGGGTATCTTTACACCAAATATGACCTTTGTAGAGCCAGACACGGACAATGAGGGAGATTGTGAGTCTGCAATCGTTTGAATGTTTTTTATTCCCTCAGAACTTACCGCTTGTAGGTAACTTTCATATACCACTTTAAGCGTTTCATTTACTTCAGTATATAATCGCTCATACTCAGCTGCGTAGTTCCTCAAATAAAGAAGTAATACCTCCCTCTTGTTTTCAAGTAACCTCTTTATGTTTCTTACTAACTTCACTTGGTTTTTATACTGAACTAAATTAATTTTAGTTGGAAGTACCTTTTGGCTCATTTCTTACCACGGTACGGTGGGAAGTACTTCTTGATATATTCGCTTTTTATATTTGTAAGCTCACTTTCTGGAAATATTGACAAAAGATCCCAGCCAATATCTAGGGTAGTCTCTATACTTCTGTTCTCATTTAGCCCCTGATTGACTAACTTCCTTTCGAACATCTCGCCGAACAATAGATACTTCTTGTCCATGTCACTTAACGAATCCTCACCGATTATTGCTGCTAGACCCCTAGTATCAACCGCCCTTGCATATGCCGCAAAGAGCTGATTCATAACATTGGCATGATCTTCCCTTGTCTTTCCTTCTCCTATTCCGTCTTTTCCTAATCTTGACAGACTCATAAGCACATTAATTGGAGGATATATTCCCTTGTTATACAATGATCTGTCGAATGTTATCTGCCCCTCTGTTATGTAACCCGTTAAGTCGGGTATTGGATGTGTCATATCATCGTTAGGCATTGTCAATATTGGCATTTGTGTTATTGAACCTTTCTTTCCTTTTACCTTCCCTGCCCTCTCATATATGGTTGCGAGGTCACTGTACATATAGCCCGGATATCCTCCCCTGCCTGGCACCTCTTCCTTGGAGGCACTAATTTCCCTTAGGGCTTCGCAGTAATTAGTCATATCAATTAAAATGGCCAGAACATGCATGTCTTGCTCGAATGCCAAATATTCAGCTAGCGTCAGTGCGGTTCTCGGTGCTAAAGTTTTCATGACTGGTGGTTCATTAGCAAGGCTAACTACCATAGCTACCCTGTT
It includes:
- a CDS encoding V-type ATP synthase subunit K (produces ATP from ADP in the presence of a proton gradient across the membrane; the K subunit is a nonenzymatic component which binds the dimeric form by interacting with the G and E subunits) — translated: MKRTTLLALLLPILVSGVIAGAQSSGTTGVGFAGLNVGAGLSIGLAAIGAGVAVGMAAAAGIGVLTERRDMFGTVLIFVAIGEGIAVYGILFAVLMIFVGK
- a CDS encoding V-type ATP synthase subunit B, with the protein product MMNVREYSKISMIKGPLMAVEGVADASYNEIVEIETASGKKRGIVVDSQLGISIVQVFEGTTGISPTGTKVRMLGRGLEVKISEEMLGRIFNPLGDPLDNGPEIIKGERRDINGEPINPAMREYPEEFVQTGISAIDGLNPLVRGQKLPIFSGSGMPSNLLAAQIAKQATVRGDEGNFAVVFSAIGARYDDAVFFRKFFEETGAINRVAMVVSLANEPPVMKTLAPRTALTLAEYLAFEQDMHVLAILIDMTNYCEALREISASKEEVPGRGGYPGYMYSDLATIYERAGKVKGKKGSITQMPILTMPNDDMTHPIPDLTGYITEGQITFDRSLYNKGIYPPINVLMSLSRLGKDGIGEGKTREDHANVMNQLFAAYARAVDTRGLAAIIGEDSLSDMDKKYLLFGEMFERKLVNQGLNENRSIETTLDIGWDLLSIFPESELTNIKSEYIKKYFPPYRGKK
- a CDS encoding V-type ATP synthase subunit D — encoded protein: MSQKVLPTKINLVQYKNQVKLVRNIKRLLENKREVLLLYLRNYAAEYERLYTEVNETLKVVYESYLQAVSSEGIKNIQTIADSQSPSLSVSGSTKVIFGVKIPIIQLNEASVPPKPFSEVETSPYLSESYDRMKEALMKVMELVELESTIRALVAELKKTQRLINSIDTSILPFYNRSIKYIKQVLDDRAREDFIRLKVIRKILQRKKTYAGI
- a CDS encoding ATPase, with translation MQEYENLKKSLSLSLEQKKNEILQNLTKQYDEISSKRKAQLEELGRKVLKELS